CCTGGCCGAGAACAACCGCCAGGTCTCCGACCAGCTGCGCGCGCTGGCGGCGGCCGCCTCCTTCACCGAGCCGGTGCTCTCAGAGGTGGAGGCCGAGGGGGGCGGTGAGCGGCGTCGCTTCAGCCTGAGCATGAGTCAGCAGCTGCCCCGGGCGGCGGAGGCGAATCAGGCGTCGGCGGAGGAAGGGTCATGAGTCTCAAGGGAGAGATGCGTCGCCTGCGCGAGCTGGACTGGCGCGAACTGGACATCAAGGAGGCCGGCGTCTGGCCCTGGTCGCTGCAGCTGCTCTGCTGCCTGCTGCTGCTGGGCGCGACCTTCTACGGCATGCACTGGTACCTGGCGGCTCCCGCCAAGGAGGAGCTCGAACGGGTGCGTGGCCAGGAGGCGCAGCTGATCCGCGACTACCGCAGCAAGGCGGCCCAGGCGGCGAATCTCGAGGCGATGCGCGAACAGATGGGCGTCCTCGAGGCGCGCATGAGCGAACTGCGCGAGATGCTGCCCACCGGCGCCGAGGTGCCCTCGCTGATCGACAACATCAGCGAGACCGCCATCGACAATCAGCTCGCCATCGACTCCATTCGCCTGCGCGGCACGGTCACCCGGGAGCACTATATCGAGCAGCCCTTCGATATCCAGGTGCAGGGCGACTACCACCGCATCGCTACCTTCCTGGCCGGCGTGGCGGCTCTGCCGCGCATCGTCACCCTGCACGACATGACCCTGTCGCCGGAGGGGGGCAGCGGCCAGCGGCTCAGGCTCTCCCTGCTGGCGCGGACCTACAGCTACCGCCAGAGCGAGGAGGGGGCGCCATGAGCCGAGCCAACCGTCTTTCGGCGGCACTGGCGGTCGTGCTGCTGCTGGGGCTTTCGGGATGTTCCGACCCTCAGCTCGGCATGCTCGACCGCGAGCTGGCCGAGATCCGCAGCAACCCCGGTGCGACCCCGCGGGTGGAGCTGCCCGATATTCCCGACTATGAGGCGCTGCCCTACGACGAGGCCGATCGGCGCAGTCCGTTCATCGCCAGGCTGCCAGAAACGGAGCAGCCGCCGCGCGGCTCCGAGGAGCTGGCGCCGGACCTGACCCGCCCGCGGGAGCCCCTGGAGGCCTACGGCCTCGGCCAACTCGACCTGGTCGGCACCCTGACCCATGGCGGGCAGCCCTCGGCGCTGGTCCGGGCGCCGAGCGGCACGGTGCACCGGTTGCGCGTGGGCAATCACCTGGGCAGCGACTTTGGCCGCATCGTCAGCATCACCTCCTCCTCGGTGCAGCTGATCGAGGTTGTGCCCACCGGGCGAGGTGGCTGGATCGAGCGCACGACGCAGATGACGCTCAACGACTAGATCCTGATAACGAGATCCGGATAAACCACCAGGCAAGCGATTCGCCGCCCACCGGCAGGGATGGGCGACAAGCGGGGGAAGGGAACAATGCTACCGATCATGAAGCGTGGATTCGCGACACTCTTGCTGCTGGCGCTCTCCGCCGGCGCCCTGGCCGCCTCCTCCCTGGAGGGGCTCGACTTCCGGCAGGGCGGCGGGGGCGAGCTTGAGGTCGACCTCCAGTTCGCCGGCCCGGTGCCCGAGGTGCGTGGCTATCGCCTGGACGACCCGGCGCGGCTCACCATCGACCTGATGGAGACCGCCAACCGCCTCGACCAGCGCAGCTACGCCCTGGGGATCGGTGGCGTGCGGCAGGTCACGGCGCTGGAGGCCGGCTCCCGCACCCGCCTGGTGTTCGATCTCGAGGGGCCGCTGCCCTACAACACCCGCGAGCAGGGCAATCGCCTGCGCCTGGCCATCGGTGGCGGCGCGGCCGATACCGGCGTGGCACGGGTAGCGGCGCCGGCACCGGCGTCGGCCCCCAGTGAGCCGGCCCCCAGCCGGTCGGTGGCCAGCGGTCCCAGCGTCGAGAACATCGACTTCCGCCGCGGCGAGGGCGGCGCCGGCCGCCTGGTGGTCACCTTCGACCGTGCCGGGGTCGATGCCCGGGTGCGCGAGAGCGGGCGAAACCGCATCACCGCCGACCTGCGCGGCGTGGAGCTGCCGGCCTCCCTGGATCAGGTCTATGACGTCAGCGACTTCGGCACCCCGCTGCGCCGCGTCACCCCGCGGGTCGGCCGAGATGGCGTGACCCTCGATATCGAGGGGGCCGGCGAGTTCGCCATGGTCTCCACCCAGAGCGGGCGGCAGCTCACCATCGAGGCCCAGCCGGTCACCCAGCAGCAGCGCGAGCAGCGGGTCCGCGAGCAGTTCCCCTACACCGGCGAGCGCATCACCCTCAATTTCCAGGACATCGAGGTGCGTTCGGTGCTGGCGATCATCGCCGACTTCACCGGCCTCAATCTGGTGGCCAGCGACAGCGTCCAGGGTCGGGTGACGCTGAACCTCGAGGACGTGCCCTGGGACCAGGCGCTGGACCTGGTGCTCAAGAGCCACGGCCTTGCCAGCCGCCAGGAGGGCAACGTCATCGTGGTGGCCCCGGCCAGCGAACTGGCCAACATCGAGCGCCAGGAGCTGCAGGCCCGCGAGCAGATGGAGGTGCTGGCGCCGCTCACCACCGAGTATGTCCAGGTGCGCTATGCGCGCGCCTCCGACCTGGCGGCGCTGCTGCGCGGCGGCGAAGGGTTCGGGCTTTTGACCGAGCGCGGCCGGGTGGCGGTGGATCAGCGCACCAATACCCTGCTGATCCAGGACACCGCCGACCAGATCGACGAGATCATGCGCACCCTGGACCGCCTCGACGTGGCCGTGCGCCAGGTGCAGATCGAGGCGCGCATCGTCATCGCCAGCGACAGCGCCACCCGCGAGCTGGGGGTCAACTGGGGTGTTTCGAGCACCTCCAGCAGCCGCTTCAACCTAGGCGGTGCCTCGGACGGCACGCCCATTTCGGGCCTGGGTGGCCTGGCCGTGGATTTCGGCTCCACCGACCGCGGCGTGGGCGGCATGACCAGCTTCGCCTTCGGCTATCTCTCCGGTGACGTGCTGCTCGACCTGGAGCTGCGCGCCATGGAGAGCGAAGGGCGCAGCTATACCATCTCCCAGCCGCGGGTGATCACCGCCAACCAGCGCACCGCGGTGATCAAGCAGGGCCAGGAGCGGGCCTACCGCGAGTCCGCGGCCAGCGGCGCGGCCGCGGTGGACTTCAAGGAGGCGGTGCTGTCGCTGGAGGTGACGCCGCAGATCACCCCGGACAATCGCATCATCATGGACGTGTCCATCACCAACGACACCTTCGGCGAGTTCCAGCCCGGCGAGGAGCCGCCGATCAACAAGAACGAGATCGAGACCCAGGTGCTGGTGGACAACGGTGAGACCGTGGTGCTGGGCGGTATCCTGCAGACCGAAGAGCTGCGCAACCTGGTCAAGACCCCCTTCCTGGGCGACCTGCCGGTGATCGGCAACCTCTTCCGCTATACCCAACAGAGCAACGAGAAGGTAGAGTTGCTGGTATTCATCACTCCCCGGATACTGGACGACGGCGTGGCCCTTCGCTGATGCAGGCACTACCCAACCTGATACTGATCGGCCCCATGGGGGCCGGCAAGAGCACCATCGGCCGCCTCTTGGCGGCCGAACTTTCTCGCGACTTCTTCGATACCGACCACGAGATCCAGGACCGCTGCGGCGCCGATATCCCCTGGATCTTCGACGTGGAGGGGGAGCTCGGCTTCCGCGACCGCGAGACCCAGATGATCGACGAGCTGACGCGGCTCGAGGGGGTGGTGATCGCCACCGGTGGCGGCGCCGTGCTGCGCGAGGAGAACCGCCGCATGCTGCGCGAGCGCGGCACCGTGATCTATCTCTACACCACCGTCGAGCAGCAGCTCAAGCGCACCGCCAAGGACCGCAACCGGCCGCTGCTTCAGCGGCCGGACAGGGAGGCGGTGCTGCGCGAGATGTTCGGCGTGCGCGACCCCCTCTATCGGGCCACCGCCGACGTCACCGTGCGTACCGACCGCCGTGGCCCCCGGGCCGTGGTCAACGATATCGTCAGGCGCGTCACCCGGCTGGTCGACCCCCTGCAATGCAAGGCATGAGGCCCATGAGCGAGACTCTGACAGGCCCGCGCAACCTCGAGGTGGCGCTGGGCGAACGCAGCTATCCCATCCATATCGGCCCCGGCCTGCTGGGCGAGCCCGGTGTGCTGGCGCCCTGGCTGGCCGGCCGCCAGGTGATGATCGTCACCAACGAGGTGGTGGCACCGCTCTACCTG
The Halomonas alkalicola DNA segment above includes these coding regions:
- a CDS encoding pilus assembly protein PilP, with translation MSRANRLSAALAVVLLLGLSGCSDPQLGMLDRELAEIRSNPGATPRVELPDIPDYEALPYDEADRRSPFIARLPETEQPPRGSEELAPDLTRPREPLEAYGLGQLDLVGTLTHGGQPSALVRAPSGTVHRLRVGNHLGSDFGRIVSITSSSVQLIEVVPTGRGGWIERTTQMTLND
- the aroK gene encoding shikimate kinase AroK, with protein sequence MQALPNLILIGPMGAGKSTIGRLLAAELSRDFFDTDHEIQDRCGADIPWIFDVEGELGFRDRETQMIDELTRLEGVVIATGGGAVLREENRRMLRERGTVIYLYTTVEQQLKRTAKDRNRPLLQRPDREAVLREMFGVRDPLYRATADVTVRTDRRGPRAVVNDIVRRVTRLVDPLQCKA
- the pilQ gene encoding type IV pilus secretin PilQ; the encoded protein is MKRGFATLLLLALSAGALAASSLEGLDFRQGGGGELEVDLQFAGPVPEVRGYRLDDPARLTIDLMETANRLDQRSYALGIGGVRQVTALEAGSRTRLVFDLEGPLPYNTREQGNRLRLAIGGGAADTGVARVAAPAPASAPSEPAPSRSVASGPSVENIDFRRGEGGAGRLVVTFDRAGVDARVRESGRNRITADLRGVELPASLDQVYDVSDFGTPLRRVTPRVGRDGVTLDIEGAGEFAMVSTQSGRQLTIEAQPVTQQQREQRVREQFPYTGERITLNFQDIEVRSVLAIIADFTGLNLVASDSVQGRVTLNLEDVPWDQALDLVLKSHGLASRQEGNVIVVAPASELANIERQELQAREQMEVLAPLTTEYVQVRYARASDLAALLRGGEGFGLLTERGRVAVDQRTNTLLIQDTADQIDEIMRTLDRLDVAVRQVQIEARIVIASDSATRELGVNWGVSSTSSSRFNLGGASDGTPISGLGGLAVDFGSTDRGVGGMTSFAFGYLSGDVLLDLELRAMESEGRSYTISQPRVITANQRTAVIKQGQERAYRESAASGAAAVDFKEAVLSLEVTPQITPDNRIIMDVSITNDTFGEFQPGEEPPINKNEIETQVLVDNGETVVLGGILQTEELRNLVKTPFLGDLPVIGNLFRYTQQSNEKVELLVFITPRILDDGVALR
- a CDS encoding type 4a pilus biogenesis protein PilO: MSLKGEMRRLRELDWRELDIKEAGVWPWSLQLLCCLLLLGATFYGMHWYLAAPAKEELERVRGQEAQLIRDYRSKAAQAANLEAMREQMGVLEARMSELREMLPTGAEVPSLIDNISETAIDNQLAIDSIRLRGTVTREHYIEQPFDIQVQGDYHRIATFLAGVAALPRIVTLHDMTLSPEGGSGQRLRLSLLARTYSYRQSEEGAP